From the genome of Thermoproteales archaeon:
CTTATATACTGTCCATAGTAAAGCAGATTATCAATTTTTTGTTTAAAGCTTAGATAGGAGCTCGAAAGTATAGCTAAAGCATATTTCCTTAGCATCTCTACTGAGCCATATATCCATCTTATCTGTTGTTTTTTAAACGAAGCGTAATTATACGGAACTTCAACAGCTATTTTCGTATCTTCTGCAAATTTTATCTTACCACCAGATAACAATATGCGCAAGCCCATATCGCTATCCTCTGCAATGCTTTTCTCATCCCAGCCACCTAGTTTTTCTAATATACTCCGTTTAATCATGCACCCGGATCCGACTAAAGCTGGCGTTCTGCTCCAGTAAGCCCTTCCATTCTGCACTATCTCAGCCATAATATCAAAAACGAATGATAGTGCTTTACTAGTTTGTGTTAGGTCGACATTTCCAGCTACCCAACGAACAACAACAGCATCGTAACCTTCCAATGCATGAGAGACTACCTTTTTTAAGAAATCCTTTTCAAATATCGTATCTACATCGAAAACTACGATATAGTCGCCGCTACTATACCTTAGAGCATAGTTTAAGGCTCCCGCTTTAAATCCCTTTCTTTCTTTGCGATGAAGAAAAAGTATATTCAGCCCTGTTTTTTTAACCATTTCTTCGACTAGATTCTTAATCTTCAATGCGTTACTCTCCGAATCATCGCTTACGATAATAACTTCTAACTTATCTCTAGGATAGTCAAGTTTCGAACAAGAGGTTAGTATACGCTCGATAATGTCAAGCGGCTCTTCCCTAACCGGAATTTGAATAGATATTTTTGGATATTTGCCTATAAAGCGCGGATTAGTATTTTTGCCGGATTGCTTCTCACGACCTTTTATTGCAGAACGCATATAAGCTATTTGAAGAAACATGACTGCCGTTGCATAAATAGTACCAGCTAAATATACCAAGAATATGATGAAATAAATTAAACCTACATTACTGAAGATGAAGGAGGTTTGAGTTATCTGCTTTATAAAGATATACAAATCGCTCATTTGCATATGCTTAAC
Proteins encoded in this window:
- a CDS encoding glycosyltransferase, with amino-acid sequence MSDLYIFIKQITQTSFIFSNVGLIYFIIFLVYLAGTIYATAVMFLQIAYMRSAIKGREKQSGKNTNPRFIGKYPKISIQIPVREEPLDIIERILTSCSKLDYPRDKLEVIIVSDDSESNALKIKNLVEEMVKKTGLNILFLHRKERKGFKAGALNYALRYSSGDYIVVFDVDTIFEKDFLKKVVSHALEGYDAVVVRWVAGNVDLTQTSKALSFVFDIMAEIVQNGRAYWSRTPALVGSGCMIKRSILEKLGGWDEKSIAEDSDMGLRILLSGGKIKFAEDTKIAVEVPYNYASFKKQQIRWIYGSVEMLRKYALAILSSSYLSFKQKIDNLLYYGQYI